From the Alkalibacter rhizosphaerae genome, one window contains:
- a CDS encoding mechanosensitive ion channel family protein, with protein MQTMDWGVGVSEVFGVILTFLLLLLVSWVVYFVTKKIVIPVLIKRINKNRYQWDSILMRHKVLHKLIFLIPILIFYNGAGFLGSLESIVRTIMVMLLLLQFANVAGAFLDSVNDIYSTLEVSKEKPIKGFLQVIKIIVYVLALLLIVAGFVDTNPFVLLSGLGAVAAVFSFIFKDTILGLVAGVLLSVNNMLRIGDWIEMPQYGANGDVIDITMNAVKVQNFDMTITTVPAYALISDSFKNWRGIQETGSRRIMRAILIDVSSICFCSDETWGRYEKIIHEMEGSDPKEKKRADTNMGAFQRYLKGYLANHPNIKQSQLQIIRQLAPTEKGIPLEIYAFADTVDWVIYEGIQSEIMEHVIGMAPRFDLELYQLPSGKDLNRMITNQ; from the coding sequence ATGCAAACCATGGATTGGGGCGTCGGAGTTTCAGAAGTGTTTGGAGTGATCTTGACATTTTTACTGCTGCTCCTGGTAAGTTGGGTCGTATACTTTGTAACAAAAAAAATAGTCATACCTGTTTTGATCAAGCGGATCAACAAAAACCGCTATCAATGGGACAGTATTCTCATGCGGCACAAAGTATTACACAAATTGATATTTCTCATCCCCATATTGATTTTTTACAATGGTGCGGGGTTCCTTGGATCTTTGGAATCCATCGTCCGCACCATAATGGTGATGCTGTTGCTGTTGCAGTTTGCCAACGTGGCAGGTGCTTTTTTGGACAGCGTCAACGATATCTATTCCACGCTGGAGGTTTCCAAGGAGAAACCTATCAAGGGTTTTTTGCAGGTCATCAAGATCATCGTTTACGTTTTGGCCTTGCTGTTGATCGTTGCCGGCTTCGTGGACACCAATCCCTTTGTGTTGCTGAGTGGATTGGGAGCTGTTGCTGCCGTATTTTCCTTCATTTTCAAAGATACCATTCTCGGTCTGGTGGCTGGTGTTTTATTGTCGGTCAACAATATGCTGCGCATCGGTGACTGGATCGAAATGCCCCAGTATGGAGCCAACGGAGATGTGATCGACATTACCATGAATGCCGTCAAAGTGCAAAATTTCGATATGACCATCACGACAGTTCCCGCTTATGCACTGATCTCAGATTCGTTTAAAAACTGGCGTGGAATACAGGAGACAGGCAGCAGGCGTATCATGCGTGCGATCTTGATCGATGTATCAAGCATTTGTTTTTGCAGCGATGAAACATGGGGTCGTTACGAGAAGATCATTCATGAAATGGAAGGATCCGATCCAAAGGAAAAAAAACGTGCCGACACAAATATGGGTGCATTTCAACGATATTTAAAAGGGTATCTGGCAAATCACCCAAACATAAAGCAAAGCCAGCTACAGATCATCCGGCAACTGGCTCCGACAGAAAAGGGGATACCACTGGAGATCTATGCTTTTGCAGATACAGTGGATTGGGTCATTTATGAAGGCATACAGTCGGAAATCATGGAACACGTCATTGGAATGGCGCCTCGATTTGATTTAGAGCTGTATCAGCTGCCTTCCGGGAAGGACCTGAACCGGATGATTACAAACCAATAG
- a CDS encoding YeeE/YedE family protein: protein MGKNFNKGQATVGFILILAIAAFSLLYWKVNIKFDSVHLVTGVIIGYVLSRSRFGFAGGVKRVYVTGEASLTTALMLMFGITTVAVGAIHYTGLVQFTPFINPVTLGLFLGGFLFGMGMILAGGCASGTLTDSGEGEGGAWIGLIFFILGSVLGVYVKDAITATSIGKAGTGIYLPDYLGIPGAILVSLLGLFAIYWLAKSYENKRKANDAYEKTQFADFEAPIQDDGPFQLFSFKTYHKLFVERWTFITGGILLAFLYVFIVVTSGTQWGVTGVFTSWGVGFLQLLGMEFPGAGFAGAVSDVNNGLVLSSVGMRNVGLILGALAYFLTAGRFKLNFKLKPVDILFYAIGGTLMGVGARLANGCNVGALFSGIVNLSLGGWVFLLTMTLGGLFSLKVFAGKTSTVPIVRCKK, encoded by the coding sequence ATGGGTAAAAATTTCAACAAGGGACAAGCAACTGTAGGATTTATTTTGATCTTAGCCATCGCTGCTTTCAGTCTGCTTTACTGGAAAGTGAACATCAAGTTTGACTCGGTGCACCTGGTCACCGGCGTTATCATCGGTTATGTTCTTTCCCGATCCAGATTTGGATTTGCAGGCGGAGTAAAAAGAGTATATGTAACAGGGGAAGCCAGCTTAACGACGGCACTAATGCTCATGTTCGGCATAACGACCGTTGCCGTTGGGGCGATCCATTACACCGGATTGGTCCAATTTACACCTTTTATCAATCCCGTAACCTTGGGACTATTCCTCGGAGGATTCCTGTTTGGGATGGGAATGATCCTTGCCGGAGGTTGTGCATCCGGAACATTGACCGACTCCGGTGAAGGAGAAGGTGGCGCCTGGATCGGTTTGATCTTCTTTATTTTAGGTTCTGTTTTAGGCGTTTATGTAAAAGATGCCATCACCGCAACCTCCATCGGCAAAGCAGGTACAGGCATTTATTTGCCCGATTACCTTGGAATCCCGGGAGCGATCCTTGTATCTTTGCTGGGGTTGTTCGCCATCTACTGGTTGGCCAAATCTTATGAAAACAAAAGAAAAGCCAACGATGCTTATGAGAAGACACAATTCGCCGATTTCGAAGCACCGATCCAAGATGATGGTCCTTTCCAATTGTTCAGCTTCAAAACCTATCATAAATTGTTTGTGGAAAGATGGACATTCATCACTGGAGGAATTCTTTTGGCCTTTTTATATGTGTTCATCGTTGTTACTTCTGGAACACAATGGGGCGTTACCGGTGTGTTCACTTCCTGGGGCGTTGGATTTCTTCAATTGCTTGGCATGGAATTTCCCGGTGCCGGTTTTGCAGGAGCCGTTTCCGATGTCAATAACGGCTTGGTCCTCAGCAGTGTGGGCATGAGAAATGTCGGTCTGATCCTAGGTGCATTGGCCTACTTCCTGACTGCAGGTCGATTCAAATTGAACTTCAAACTTAAGCCCGTAGACATATTGTTTTATGCCATTGGAGGCACACTGATGGGCGTTGGTGCACGGTTGGCCAATGGTTGCAACGTAGGTGCTTTGTTCTCCGGAATCGTCAACCTGTCACTAGGCGGTTGGGTTTTCTTATTGACCATGACTTTGGGCGGCCTTTTCTCATTGAAAGTGTTTGCAGGCAAAACCAGTACGGTACCCATCGTACGATGCAAGAAATAA
- a CDS encoding nitroreductase family protein, whose product MNFKHDVTTLIKERKSTRTYNEEKLNDETKKELLVLLEELNKNTKLRVRFVFMDLDPGEEKQQLGTYGFISGASQYVAALLDKSETDARSLGYLFEELVLFATDLGVQTCWLGGTFDKEAFGENAGVKENEYMPLVTPVGFKKDKQRIFETTMRKTIGADKRKPWKSLFYDGDQDEALLEEKAGDYRTVLEMVRLGPSASNKQPWRILKKENAYHLFLERNKGYGVGEYDIQMNDMGIAMCHFEWTAKELGLNGTWKQTEPAPEWDDKEYVITWIPS is encoded by the coding sequence ATGAATTTCAAGCATGATGTTACAACGTTGATCAAGGAACGCAAATCAACCAGAACCTATAATGAGGAAAAGTTGAACGACGAAACAAAGAAAGAACTATTGGTTCTCTTGGAGGAGCTGAATAAAAACACAAAACTGCGTGTACGCTTCGTGTTTATGGATCTGGATCCGGGAGAGGAAAAGCAGCAGTTGGGAACCTATGGTTTTATTTCCGGTGCGTCTCAATATGTAGCGGCATTGCTGGACAAATCGGAGACGGATGCACGAAGTCTGGGATATCTGTTTGAAGAATTGGTTCTGTTTGCAACGGATCTGGGGGTCCAAACCTGTTGGTTGGGTGGTACCTTTGACAAGGAAGCATTCGGAGAGAATGCCGGGGTAAAAGAAAATGAATACATGCCATTGGTGACGCCAGTGGGATTCAAGAAAGACAAACAGCGGATCTTTGAAACCACCATGCGTAAAACCATCGGAGCCGACAAGCGAAAACCTTGGAAGAGCCTATTCTACGATGGAGATCAGGATGAAGCCTTATTGGAAGAAAAAGCCGGTGATTACAGGACCGTGTTGGAAATGGTGCGATTGGGCCCCAGTGCATCCAACAAGCAGCCATGGAGGATCTTGAAAAAAGAAAATGCATATCATCTTTTTCTGGAGCGAAACAAGGGATACGGGGTTGGTGAATACGACATACAAATGAACGACATGGGGATCGCCATGTGTCATTTCGAATGGACGGCCAAAGAACTGGGCCTGAACGGAACTTGGAAGCAAACGGAGCCGGCACCAGAGTGGGACGACAAGGAATACGTGATCACCTGGATCCCATCCTAA
- a CDS encoding pyruvate formate lyase family protein, translated as MYTFKPVTERIERMRDKVRDRTIIADAEKARLKLEASQKYRNYPPMLEKPYVSHHVISNMPIEIREDEYFAGDLGNKSWGAANGTYWLMADIENTWPIGEDGLHHAPDDDPLYSHQKLAISPADLKELRDIFKQQMAAYGNVMPEEWLPDGAMDFFNLQASDYGKVGGFPTMLPPGHLTPGFQNILKRGYADIRKQAQNWLDDHEGNVQGDNMGKYIFYKAATVACDGAITMTRRYADCAREKAKTALTAEKKAEFEKMAEGLDWIAEKPARTFWEACQQVMMYNLFLKVDNDPGVTSIGRFDYYTWPYLQADLEAGRITMDEAQELVDAFFLKINTLYGGGFGKMQQTAGIGHLGQHTTIGGLVPETGEDATNPVSYMVLEAMSRLELHEPTVSLRTNKNTPKEIWDCAMATSMRVGGLPLLQNDEVIVPAIIRELGFTLEDARNFAFIGCQEITGSGCDYPAPNGSSMSHSGIYWAIALNMALNNGINPMNGAQVPEKLRSGYLTDMRSMDEVRAAFEKITTWMLTWSATLNNYTEHEYPRIFPFPNLSISTTGCMESGKDVSEGGAKYNSYGGTATGLATTADSLTALKYMIFDKKLVSGKEYLDAILADWEGYEMLRQKILNEVPHYGNADPYADAEMKYVVDLYYNISRDFSTHRCDVYKCGTFGASDHVVQGEITWATPDGRKAGTPIADASSPAQGRDVNGPTSVFVSSTSFDHSRFMDGMALNLRIHPTALRGNDGITKLEDATKAYFDMGGMEVQYNIVDSATLRKAQAKPEEYHNLVVRIAGFSAYFVDMTPAMQEDIISRAEHSI; from the coding sequence ATGTATACGTTCAAACCGGTTACAGAACGCATTGAAAGAATGCGGGACAAGGTTCGCGACAGAACCATTATTGCAGATGCAGAAAAGGCTCGTTTAAAGCTGGAAGCATCGCAAAAATATCGAAATTATCCACCAATGCTTGAGAAGCCTTATGTGTCCCATCACGTCATTTCCAACATGCCCATCGAAATCAGGGAAGACGAGTACTTTGCAGGTGACCTTGGAAACAAGAGCTGGGGCGCTGCCAACGGCACCTATTGGCTCATGGCGGATATTGAGAACACCTGGCCCATTGGGGAGGATGGTCTGCACCATGCGCCCGACGACGATCCCCTATATTCCCACCAGAAGCTGGCGATCTCCCCGGCAGACCTGAAAGAGCTGCGTGATATTTTCAAACAGCAAATGGCTGCATACGGAAACGTCATGCCGGAAGAATGGCTGCCGGATGGAGCCATGGACTTTTTCAATCTGCAAGCTTCGGACTATGGAAAAGTTGGAGGTTTCCCGACGATGTTGCCTCCGGGGCATTTGACGCCAGGTTTCCAGAATATCCTCAAACGCGGTTATGCAGATATACGCAAGCAAGCCCAGAATTGGCTGGATGATCATGAAGGCAATGTACAGGGCGACAACATGGGCAAGTACATCTTCTACAAGGCTGCTACGGTTGCCTGTGACGGAGCGATCACCATGACCCGTCGTTATGCGGATTGCGCAAGAGAAAAGGCAAAGACAGCATTGACCGCCGAGAAAAAAGCAGAGTTTGAAAAGATGGCGGAAGGCCTTGACTGGATCGCCGAGAAACCGGCACGCACCTTCTGGGAAGCTTGCCAGCAGGTCATGATGTACAATTTGTTCCTCAAGGTCGACAACGATCCCGGAGTTACAAGCATCGGCAGATTCGATTATTATACATGGCCCTATCTCCAGGCAGACTTGGAAGCAGGCAGGATCACCATGGACGAAGCACAGGAACTTGTGGATGCTTTCTTCCTTAAAATCAACACACTATATGGCGGCGGCTTCGGCAAGATGCAGCAGACCGCAGGTATCGGTCACCTTGGCCAGCATACCACCATCGGCGGCCTCGTCCCTGAGACCGGTGAAGATGCAACAAATCCCGTTTCCTACATGGTACTGGAAGCCATGTCCCGTTTGGAGCTGCATGAGCCCACCGTATCGCTGCGTACAAACAAGAATACACCAAAGGAAATTTGGGATTGTGCCATGGCGACTTCTATGCGTGTAGGCGGTTTGCCCCTTCTTCAGAATGACGAAGTGATCGTACCCGCGATCATACGGGAACTTGGTTTTACGTTGGAGGATGCCAGAAACTTCGCATTTATCGGTTGCCAGGAGATCACCGGATCCGGATGTGACTATCCGGCGCCCAATGGATCGTCCATGTCCCACAGCGGCATATACTGGGCCATAGCATTGAACATGGCCCTCAACAACGGCATCAACCCCATGAACGGAGCCCAGGTCCCGGAGAAATTGCGTTCCGGGTATTTGACGGATATGAGATCCATGGATGAAGTCCGTGCTGCTTTTGAAAAGATCACGACTTGGATGCTTACATGGTCAGCAACACTCAACAACTACACGGAGCATGAATATCCCCGAATATTCCCATTTCCCAACCTCTCCATTTCCACCACGGGATGCATGGAAAGCGGCAAGGATGTATCGGAAGGCGGGGCAAAGTATAATTCATACGGCGGCACGGCAACCGGACTTGCTACGACGGCCGACAGCTTGACAGCACTGAAGTACATGATCTTTGACAAGAAGCTGGTCTCTGGGAAAGAGTATCTGGATGCGATCCTTGCCGACTGGGAGGGTTATGAAATGTTGCGTCAAAAGATCCTGAATGAAGTCCCGCATTACGGCAACGCAGATCCTTATGCCGACGCAGAAATGAAGTATGTTGTGGATCTGTATTATAATATTTCCAGAGATTTCTCCACTCACCGTTGTGATGTGTACAAGTGCGGTACCTTTGGCGCTTCAGACCATGTGGTGCAGGGTGAGATCACCTGGGCAACACCGGATGGAAGGAAGGCGGGTACTCCTATTGCAGATGCTTCCAGTCCCGCGCAAGGCAGAGATGTCAACGGACCAACGTCTGTATTTGTATCGTCCACCAGCTTTGATCATTCTCGCTTCATGGACGGGATGGCCCTCAATTTAAGGATCCACCCGACGGCCCTGCGAGGCAACGACGGCATTACTAAGCTGGAAGATGCTACCAAGGCATATTTTGACATGGGTGGCATGGAAGTGCAGTACAACATCGTAGATTCCGCCACACTGAGAAAAGCACAGGCCAAGCCCGAGGAATATCACAACCTGGTTGTTCGTATCGCTGGGTTCAGCGCATATTTTGTTGACATGACTCCTGCAATGCAGGAAGACATCATCTCCCGTGCGGAACATAGTATTTGA
- a CDS encoding DUF5050 domain-containing protein, which translates to MKKSKIVWVVILLFFLMLSLIACGTNGGSNDGATGDGEEIPPPADSGDPPGSIDLAALKGPGNAPTNLLHQGMAASYEGQIFHVDRMYEGNIWTTSIETGESQLLLEGRLHHLNVSGGVVFAAGSIPPEEGGDGFDIYGIFRINTDGTGFSILKEGTFGVLILQDEYLYFTEVIDGGLYRMKADGSEETLLLEDIYDNVAIINDRIYVMADLDGGYVTNIYEMPLDGSQSPVPIIEDTFGGMFHVGGTDLYYELRDNTSNTYRYDTVAKAQTVFTDKWVNYLNEYEGILYYYWSGRRQDNEDQGFYRRNKDSREETLIFKAENMFDVNIAGGKIFWHDNDAQRRISVMDLDGANQTYVQQIQ; encoded by the coding sequence TTGAAAAAAAGTAAAATTGTCTGGGTAGTGATTCTTTTGTTTTTCTTGATGTTGTCATTGATTGCCTGTGGTACAAACGGAGGTTCCAATGATGGTGCGACCGGGGATGGAGAAGAAATACCTCCGCCGGCCGATAGTGGCGACCCTCCTGGATCCATCGATCTTGCGGCATTGAAAGGGCCTGGAAATGCGCCAACCAATCTTCTCCACCAGGGTATGGCGGCCTCCTATGAAGGCCAGATCTTCCATGTAGATCGCATGTATGAGGGGAATATTTGGACGACATCCATCGAGACCGGGGAGAGTCAACTGCTGTTGGAAGGAAGACTCCACCACCTGAATGTCAGCGGAGGAGTGGTATTTGCAGCCGGATCGATACCACCCGAAGAAGGCGGTGACGGGTTCGACATTTATGGGATCTTTCGCATCAATACGGATGGCACCGGTTTCTCGATCCTGAAGGAAGGGACTTTTGGGGTTTTGATCCTCCAAGACGAATACCTCTACTTTACGGAGGTCATCGATGGCGGTTTGTACCGCATGAAAGCCGATGGCAGTGAGGAAACACTTTTACTGGAGGATATTTACGATAACGTGGCCATCATCAATGACAGGATCTATGTAATGGCAGACCTGGATGGCGGATATGTCACCAACATATATGAGATGCCCCTGGACGGCAGTCAATCGCCGGTACCCATTATCGAGGATACTTTCGGAGGAATGTTTCATGTGGGAGGTACAGATCTTTATTACGAGTTGAGAGACAATACGAGCAACACTTATCGATATGATACGGTTGCAAAAGCACAGACGGTGTTCACGGATAAATGGGTGAACTATCTGAACGAATACGAGGGAATTTTGTACTATTATTGGTCCGGAAGAAGACAGGACAATGAAGACCAGGGATTTTACAGGAGAAACAAGGATTCCAGAGAAGAGACTTTGATTTTTAAGGCAGAAAACATGTTTGACGTAAATATCGCCGGAGGGAAGATCTTTTGGCATGACAACGATGCCCAACGAAGAATATCGGTAATGGATCTGGATGGTGCAAACCAGACCTATGTGCAGCAAATCCAATAA
- a CDS encoding DUF3592 domain-containing protein: MKKALPGLIIVLGAILVLGGSYWIFRNITMARDGIRVEAEVVEVVEVYRPGRSSENSTMYYPVLEYRTMAGDLKRTQSSVSKIRNGASAYQVGDRVDVYYDPEDPSQVILASTSDLYVPGVIAAGLGLALFAGEILRRRRVR; encoded by the coding sequence ATGAAAAAAGCATTGCCGGGCTTGATTATAGTGTTGGGTGCAATACTGGTTTTGGGAGGGAGTTATTGGATCTTCCGCAATATCACAATGGCAAGAGACGGGATCCGGGTGGAAGCAGAAGTGGTGGAAGTGGTAGAGGTATACAGACCTGGGCGTTCTTCCGAAAATTCGACCATGTATTATCCCGTTTTGGAATATCGTACCATGGCAGGCGATCTGAAAAGGACCCAGTCCAGCGTATCAAAAATTCGGAATGGTGCGTCTGCTTATCAGGTTGGGGATCGTGTGGACGTGTATTACGATCCAGAGGATCCAAGTCAAGTCATCCTTGCATCGACCTCCGACTTGTATGTACCAGGGGTCATAGCTGCAGGATTGGGTTTGGCGTTGTTTGCAGGAGAGATCCTGCGACGGCGAAGAGTTCGGTAG
- a CDS encoding peptide ABC transporter substrate-binding protein yields the protein MNKKKRAVLLSVLLVLALLFTACSGGDNGDNGDNGDNGNAEPKILRTNNSSEPGSLDPALAQGTHESWVLDHVFEGLMKKSQTGEIVPGMAASYEMSDDGLTYTFTLRDGVEWSNGDPVTAQDFEYSWKRALDPETAAYYSYQFFYLKNGEAFNSGEATMDDVGVKALDEKTLEVVLESPTGFFLELTSFYCYFPISKDLDESNPDWAKDPSTYVSNGPFLLTEWVHNASITLSKNDGYYAADLVNLDGIEFAILDDANTAWQRYEGDEFDFLTPLPQTVVAQMTEQNNPELVIGADLATYYYNFNSEVKPFNNAKVRKALSLTIDRESIVTDVAQGGQTPAEGVVPYGIPDESGKDFRDGSGNFLSFDAAAAKTMLEEGLAEEGMAVADFKPVLLYNTSEGHQKIAEAIQEMWRVNLGIEITLENVDFQVKLDREKAGDYEISRAGWIGDYIDPLTFIDLWVTDGPYNDARFSNAEYDAYVKTARTSTDQAERMEAMRKAEAILMEEMPVAPIYFYTQPYAQKSYVTGIYKPVNRYPYFIYADIEK from the coding sequence ATGAACAAGAAAAAAAGAGCGGTACTTTTAAGCGTACTGCTGGTTTTGGCCTTGCTCTTTACCGCATGTTCCGGAGGAGACAATGGAGACAATGGTGACAACGGTGACAACGGCAATGCAGAACCGAAGATTTTAAGAACGAACAACTCCAGCGAACCAGGATCCCTGGATCCCGCGTTGGCACAAGGAACCCATGAGTCTTGGGTATTGGACCATGTATTTGAAGGTCTGATGAAAAAGAGTCAAACTGGGGAGATTGTACCTGGTATGGCCGCATCCTACGAAATGTCGGATGATGGACTGACTTATACCTTCACATTGAGAGACGGTGTGGAATGGTCCAACGGAGATCCTGTAACAGCTCAAGATTTCGAGTATTCCTGGAAAAGAGCATTGGATCCGGAAACGGCAGCTTATTATTCCTATCAATTCTTCTATCTGAAGAATGGGGAAGCTTTCAACTCCGGCGAAGCAACCATGGATGACGTGGGCGTCAAAGCATTGGACGAAAAAACGTTGGAAGTAGTGTTGGAATCTCCCACAGGATTCTTCCTGGAGCTGACTTCTTTCTACTGCTATTTCCCGATCAGCAAAGATCTTGACGAATCCAATCCGGACTGGGCGAAAGATCCGTCCACCTACGTATCGAATGGTCCTTTCCTGTTGACCGAATGGGTACACAATGCCAGCATCACATTGTCTAAAAATGACGGTTACTATGCAGCAGACCTGGTAAATTTGGACGGCATCGAGTTTGCCATTCTTGACGATGCAAACACGGCATGGCAACGATACGAAGGCGACGAGTTCGATTTCTTGACTCCATTGCCTCAAACTGTAGTAGCGCAAATGACAGAACAAAACAATCCGGAACTGGTCATCGGTGCGGATTTGGCTACATACTACTACAACTTTAACAGCGAAGTGAAACCTTTCAACAATGCAAAAGTTCGTAAAGCTCTTTCCTTGACCATCGACCGTGAATCCATCGTCACCGATGTAGCCCAAGGGGGACAAACTCCGGCAGAAGGCGTAGTACCTTACGGTATCCCGGATGAGTCTGGTAAAGATTTCCGAGATGGTTCCGGAAACTTCCTGAGCTTTGATGCAGCAGCAGCTAAGACCATGCTGGAAGAAGGATTGGCAGAAGAAGGAATGGCAGTAGCCGATTTCAAACCGGTCCTGCTGTACAACACCAGCGAAGGACATCAAAAAATTGCAGAAGCGATCCAAGAAATGTGGAGAGTTAATCTGGGAATTGAAATCACATTGGAAAACGTCGACTTCCAAGTCAAACTGGATAGAGAAAAAGCAGGCGACTACGAGATTTCCCGTGCTGGATGGATCGGCGACTACATCGACCCGTTGACATTCATCGACCTTTGGGTCACCGACGGACCGTACAATGATGCCAGATTCTCCAATGCAGAATATGACGCATATGTAAAAACTGCTAGAACTTCTACGGATCAGGCAGAGCGTATGGAAGCCATGAGAAAAGCGGAAGCGATTTTAATGGAAGAAATGCCAGTAGCTCCGATCTATTTCTACACCCAACCGTATGCACAAAAATCTTATGTAACAGGCATCTACAAGCCCGTAAACAGATATCCGTATTTCATCTACGCGGACATCGAAAAGTAA
- a CDS encoding SdpI family protein, with protein sequence MKVFIVVVYLSIPLMMIFFGWKWKRKVPGKINYIYGYRTKRSMASPESWEFAHKYMGKVWAYSGLLLLLATLLFFWAYPLDLDKFGWEYLVFAYLQMIVMILGIWPTERALKKRFDLHGCHTQKKQ encoded by the coding sequence ATGAAAGTGTTTATTGTTGTGGTTTATCTTTCGATTCCCTTGATGATGATTTTCTTCGGATGGAAATGGAAGAGAAAAGTACCCGGAAAAATCAATTACATTTACGGTTATCGGACGAAACGATCCATGGCAAGTCCGGAGTCCTGGGAATTTGCCCACAAGTATATGGGCAAGGTCTGGGCATACAGCGGGTTGCTTCTGTTATTGGCTACGCTGCTATTCTTTTGGGCGTATCCCCTGGATCTGGATAAGTTTGGTTGGGAGTACCTTGTATTTGCATATCTTCAAATGATCGTTATGATCCTGGGGATCTGGCCGACGGAGAGAGCACTCAAAAAACGGTTCGACCTCCATGGGTGTCATACACAAAAAAAACAATGA
- a CDS encoding trigger factor has protein sequence MKKIALFLLLAGILTVAACSTTDDEEFGYSKGIDEDGYWKGITATDHVELVDIGSIEIPAEVHEVSKESLDEQINSVLAYFSKEEQVKDRPVESGDKVNIDYVGTVDGEAFEGGDTQGNGTDVVIGETQYIDDFLDQLIGKMPGETFDINVTFPDDYGVEELNGKDAVFRTTVNHISISNTPEPTDAFVAENLQETYGWTTVKEMEEGFTKELQDTSVSLYIQDYIVQNSEILETPETLITYQENAMVEYYKEYAKSSEMELDAFLSAYVGVENTETLLETYADDHVKAANYYLILQAIAESQKVTVTDEDITNYFKKNMELDDYSELEEHYGLPFIKMSVLQQKVLDTVVENATFK, from the coding sequence ATGAAAAAAATCGCACTATTCCTGTTGTTGGCCGGCATACTGACCGTTGCAGCATGTTCTACTACCGACGATGAGGAATTTGGCTACAGCAAAGGAATCGATGAAGACGGATACTGGAAAGGGATCACCGCAACTGACCATGTAGAACTGGTGGATATTGGATCCATCGAGATCCCCGCAGAAGTCCATGAAGTATCAAAAGAGAGCCTGGATGAACAGATAAATAGTGTTTTAGCCTATTTTTCAAAAGAGGAACAAGTCAAGGACCGTCCTGTGGAATCCGGTGACAAGGTCAATATCGATTACGTGGGTACCGTTGACGGTGAAGCCTTTGAAGGCGGGGACACACAGGGCAACGGTACGGATGTCGTCATCGGGGAAACACAATACATCGATGACTTTCTGGATCAGCTCATTGGAAAAATGCCGGGAGAAACCTTCGACATCAACGTAACTTTCCCGGATGATTATGGGGTGGAAGAACTCAACGGAAAAGACGCTGTGTTCCGCACGACGGTGAATCACATCTCCATTTCAAACACACCGGAACCAACGGATGCATTTGTTGCAGAAAATCTTCAAGAAACCTATGGTTGGACCACGGTAAAGGAAATGGAGGAAGGATTTACGAAAGAACTCCAGGATACATCGGTATCCCTTTACATCCAGGACTACATCGTCCAAAACTCAGAAATACTTGAGACTCCGGAGACGTTGATCACCTATCAGGAAAACGCCATGGTGGAATATTACAAGGAATATGCCAAAAGCAGCGAAATGGAACTGGATGCATTCCTCAGCGCCTATGTCGGCGTGGAGAACACGGAGACCCTGCTGGAAACCTACGCGGATGACCATGTAAAAGCTGCCAACTATTATTTGATCCTGCAGGCCATTGCAGAATCACAAAAAGTAACAGTAACGGATGAAGATATTACCAACTATTTCAAAAAAAATATGGAACTGGACGATTATTCCGAATTGGAAGAGCATTATGGTCTGCCGTTTATCAAGATGAGTGTACTGCAACAGAAAGTCTTGGATACAGTGGTGGAAAACGCCACTTTCAAGTAG
- the rnk gene encoding nucleoside diphosphate kinase regulator, translating into MERQIYITELDKNRILEQIGYQKEFGSGNRGGLEELEKELGRAIVVDSHKIPPDVITMNSVIQIRFDDDLDDLEEITLVYPNEAAAMENKISIMAPVGTALLGHREGNEVEWEVPDGKVKIIVEKILYQPEAAGNFDR; encoded by the coding sequence GTGGAGAGACAGATCTACATTACAGAACTGGATAAAAATAGAATATTGGAACAAATAGGATATCAAAAGGAATTTGGGAGTGGAAACCGTGGGGGTTTGGAAGAGCTGGAAAAGGAGTTGGGCAGGGCTATTGTTGTGGATTCTCATAAAATACCACCTGACGTCATCACCATGAATTCCGTCATTCAAATAAGATTTGACGACGATCTGGATGATTTGGAAGAGATCACATTGGTGTATCCCAACGAAGCAGCCGCCATGGAAAACAAGATCTCTATAATGGCTCCGGTAGGCACGGCGCTGTTGGGGCATCGGGAAGGAAATGAAGTGGAATGGGAAGTGCCGGACGGGAAGGTCAAAATCATTGTTGAAAAGATCCTTTATCAGCCGGAAGCAGCAGGAAACTTTGATCGATAA